ACGAAAAGAACTAGCTAGATTGGAGGCTGAGCTGAGGAATTTATCGGCGCTTGCTGCCTCAGGTGGATCTGCAGAAGCACTGAAAGAAAAGGAAGCTCTGATAGAAAAGGTAGTAAGCAATTATCTAACTTCAATTGCTTGAACTTCGAACTACGTATAACGTCTTTAGTTCAAGACAAGACATCTATAACCTAGTCCCTATTTGAATGATGATGCAGATGAGCAGAGAAATAAGGGAGTTAACCGAGCAGCGCGATCTTGCTCAATCTCGTGTTAACAATATGACAAGTTCAGGGTCATGGGTATGTAGTTAGTCTTGAAATAAGGTCATAAACTATTCAATACATACTAATATATCAAAAGGAACTTAATCGTTTTCTCTTTCTCCTGTAGACTGAACTGAGTAGTGTGTCATCTCCTGATAAAGTCCAGTGGATGGATGACTATGCAGCATCAGAAGTATCAGAATGTGTATATCCTTTTCGCTCGGACGGATACGAAGGCCTTAATAATTCTAACAAGCTAAGCGAACAGATTCCTGACCCTCCAGAAGATCAGTTTCTCTGCGATGACACCTCACCGAGGCTGTTTATTGAGAAGTATTTTGGACCAGATCCATGTAAAGGATGGGAAAACATTGCTCAAAGAACTGTTCCAAATTTGGAAGATAACTGCAAGGAAGTTCAATGCGTTGAAGTGGATTCTAACGCGAACAATACAATCTCTGATAAACATTCATCACCTCGAAAGGGAGATCAGGAATCAGGTTCCATTGACATAGACCACAATCTAGCCGGCGGCGAACAATCTTCTTCTTCCGATACAGATTCTTCTGACTCAAATAACATACCTAGGAGCAGAAGCAGTGAAGCAATAATCGTTAACGTGCCAGTAGTAAAAGGGTCTGAAATAGCGAAAGAAAATGGGGACATATCATGCGAATCTGAGAAAGAGTTATGTACGAAAAAGAATGATCTTGAGGAGAAGCCTTCTCAGCCGGAGGTTGCTGCTGATAGTGTTAAGGTGTTATCAAAAGAACAAAACCATTGTTTTACTATTGAAGTAAAACTCAAAATGAAAGGTGATGATACTGAGAAGATTTCTGCTGAGGAACTCAAAAAGTCGGGTGAAGATAGTGAAAACATTTGTACTGAGGCTGAGGTTGCCAAATCTGTGCCTGAGAAGCAATCAGGTGATACTTTGGTGAGTATCTAACTTGCTGCTTGAGCTTAATATCTAGAATTGCACATCTCCCTTAAAACAAAAGGCCTTAAAACTTCTTCTGATGTAATTCTTGATCAATACAtacatacaacaataacaacggcAACAATAACtacgcctcagtcccaaacaagtcgGGTCGGCGATATGAATCCTCATGTTTTTCACTAAGCTCAAGTTATATCATCAACATTACCAAAATGTAATAAAAGTGAACCTGGAAAATaagataatatatatacatataaataatagtaatgataataataaataatagcaATAATATTATGAGGATTCATCATAAATTGGCAAGTTTTACACTGGTTGTCAGCCTACCGCAACTCTCCTCCTTTATTCGGGATTGGGACCGGCAATGTGAGCAAGCTCACACAGGCGGAGTTTTCTTGATCAATACATACTTCAGTAAATTTGTTAGAAATCATAAGAACAATTTAGGATCTGTCTGCGAACAGGTTGGCTTAATTCTTTCAACATTAACCTCGCATTTTCACTTACTATAGAATTTATTTTCTCTTGCTGGGTTCAGGATAATGAGCCAATCTCCAAAGAGTTGGGAAACTTTATAGGTGATTCCGTGAATTCAGAAAACGAATCGGAGTTATCTCCTTCCAGACAGTCGACGGAATTTGAAAAACAAAGGCAAGAGATAATAGAACTATGGGATGCATGCAATGTGCCCCTAGTTCACAGAACATACTTTTTCCTACTCTTCAAAGGGGATCCAACTGACTCAGTTTACATGGAAGTGGAGCTTAGAAGACTTTCCTATTTGAAGAATGCATTCTCTTTAGGAGCTAAAGTTGTGAAAGATGGTCAAATTTTCTCACAGGCAGCAAGGTACTCATTATACCTTTTTATTTCCTGCAGTTTTTGGAGATTTCTTGCATGGGCTGCTGTGTCTTGAGTTCTTGTTCCAATTTCACAAGCAAGGAGACAAGACAAGCTGTAGGATAATCACTCACTCTTCTTCTATCTGAAATATCTTAATTTTACTCTCCATTTACTTTAGGGTCATTCATACCCTTCCGTTAGCAAATCATCTCGTATTTGCCCTTGACTATAATGGAGCTCCAACTTAAGCATAACAGAGGATAATTTTAAAACATAGCTAGTCAAAAAGGTAAATTGGGACCTTTTTCCCGAAGTATTTTGACATGTGGAGTCGACCTAGTCCAAAGTAGACCTCCGTTAAAGTCAAGGGCAAATACGAGATAATTTGCTAACGACAAGGATACCGATGACCCTAAAGTATAACGGAGAGTAAAATTAAGATATTTCGTATAGTAGAAGGGTAAATTTGGATGTTTTCCCTTTAATATATGTCAACCATGTAAATTTCCTCTATCTGAAAGTAGTAAAAATTGATGCAAATGTATTCTTATCCTTTGAACAGTTTAAGTGCTTTGAATCGCGAAAGGGAGATGCTGAGCAAGCTGCTTCTTAAGAAGTTTCACTCAAAGGAGAGAGACAACTTATACCAGAAATGGGGTATTGATCTAAAAACTAAAAAGAGAAGACTCCAACTGTGCCATAAGTTATGGAAAGATACCAAAGACATGGATCACATTAAGGAGAGTGCAGCACTCATCTCAAAATTAGTTGGATTCGAAGCACAGAACGAAGTTCCAAAAGAGATGTTTGAACTTAACTTCTCACCAGGGCCAAAAAATCTCAGGTCATTCAGCTGGAAACCAAGAAAGCCTATGTGATCAAAAGCAAATATTTTAAGGATTATTTGAAGCATTGTAGTAGCTTCAAGATGAATTGACCCCTCAATTCATGTACATTTTAGAATTTAACCTCCCTATAGTATCTAAATATACACAAAAGGTGTCCCATACATATACTTAATTAACCCTCCCCCTACTCGTTATCGAGCTTTATTAATGTACATTATGTAAATTCAATCCACAACCTCGAGATCTCAAGTTCAGACAATCATCCTTATATGTAGATATATATTGCAGCTTATAtgtaaaaaaaataaggaactcaAAATCATTGGGACAGTATAGGAGAATTGTCTTCAAAAGAAATCTTATCTGCAGTTTTTTGTTCTGGTTGGAATATAAACCCACGTAACATTCTTTTCTCTTCTCCTTATCTGTTCTTTTTGGTAAAGAGAGCCTCTTAGAGCAGATAGCTCCAGTCATCTGTATATGCAGGCTCCCTTTTAAATATTTGACTCTAACTTACTAAATAATATTATATGTGATTCTGTAACTACAAACTTAGTGATACAAAATAGTATTATGTCTAGATATACTATTCTGTAACTATATCAGTTTTTTGAAATTCTTTTGAATTTCAGCAATTTTCCATGTCTTAAGCATTTAAAGATATTAAAACATAAATATTCGTTAGGCGAAGTCCCGCAAATTGGAGCTTACACACACCCCATGATAAATAAAAGTCGTACGCCACTGCTTCTTAAAAAGGTGGTCAGCCCTTGGGAAGTATATCATTTATCTCACACAAATCCTGGTCATTTTCCTGATCCTGACAACACTAAGCAATTCTATGATCCAAACAAGATACATTATAATTGGCCAACACTAACCATTTACCGGACTTTTGAGAGTAaagcaaaataaacaaaaataatgcACTTTACACGTAATTTTGTCAACATATACATCCATTATCGTGATTTAAGAACGGCTCCTTCCACAATTTTCCAACCAGAGTTTGCCCAGGACATCTCATACCTAGTTGTATAGGTAGTACTGTATGAGTCATTGTGCTCCGGGTGGACTATATCAGTTAAGCTTGCCGATTCCTCAAGAGTAGCTTCCACAATAGCACGCCGGCCATCAACTGAGACAGTCACACTATCAATGGTAAGGTTTAAAAGCTCATAGTCCCAAAACCAACCGTGCTGGGCAATTTCTGTTGCACGATCTGTCCAAATCTTCAGCATCTGACCATCCAAAACCTGGCAGTTTGAACAATAATGTCAGGCCAACCGCAAAGATGACGCCagatattgcaaaaaaaaaagtgGATAAACTGCAATCGAAATACAGCCAAAATAGTATGGCGACCATGTACAAAAAGATCAAACTACAAAAGAAGTGCTGAGGTAGTTCTCCATAGAGCcactaaataattatttttctgctACGCGTATATCATTTGTACTGCAAAAGAACTCAAGTGGAAcaactaagggtgtgtttggtacgaaggaaaacaTTTTCCGGAAAATGTTATacaatttttccatgtttggttggcttaaatattttggaaaatattttcctcatgaactcattttcctccagtgggttgctctagtggtgagcaccctccacttccaaccaagaggttgtaagtttgagtcaccccaagagtaaggtaaggagttcttggaggaagggagccgagggtctatcggaaacagcctctctaccccagggtaggggtaaggtctgtgtacaaactacccttcccaaaccccactagtgggattatactgggttgttgttgttgaactAGGAAAATGTCTTctccctaaataaaaatattattaatagtactttctcttcatgttatagatagattttttttttcatttcaacaaatgagtattttttttcatgatataaaaaagtattttttttttattttaacaaaataaaatacttttttttcatgtagaaaaaatattttctttcatttcaacaaaaaaaagtattttcttttcatgatgtcaaaaaaaggtttttttttttcatttcaacaaaatgaatattttcttttcacgatgtagaaaaagtattttcttttatttcaataaaatgagtactttattttcatgttgtagaaagagtactttctttttcaaccaaaaaaagagtattttctttttagttatagAGCACAAATTTTAACATTTTTTTTGCGTAAAAAAGTAAAGcagcacattagttcctttgggtttgtgtgaatttttagagaCTTGGGGAAGAGAGAGGTTGAGGAaagtagcataaaaaaatattttctactctctaaccaaacactataaaatatttttcggaaaacgTTTTCCACTCACtaaccaaacaaggaaaaataagtgataaaaccattcattttccatggaaaacattttgcttcataccaaacacacacCCTAAGTTCTACAAGAAATCATTTGGCGTTAAGCAGATAATGCGATAACATTGAATAGAAACTGAAATAGAGGAACCAATATACAATCCTACCCCTTGCTTAGGCAGGAATTGAAGTCTATTCAGAATTATTCCTTCAATTTGGTGGTTTAGTTattccaaaatgattcaatttgATTCTAGTGGCAATCTAGTTTCGACATTAGCAAACCCAAAATATAAATCCTTGGAATCTAGTACTAAATTGTAGCACAAAAAACCAACCTAATTCTAACCTATATATTGCTtcaacagaaaagaaaaaaaaaagaaaaaaagagaggaatATATCCATGTTACACATTCTCAGTATCTCATTAGTAAATATTCATACAAGTTAACGAGAGGAGGAATCATTAGTAACTTTGAAGACTACTCAGAGATTAGTGGTGGAGGTAAGAACCATGGATCATTGTCGGTTGTCGCCCAATTATAAACAGCGCAACCAATTGATCCTTAAGTCTGAAACAAGGAAATCCAAAGGAGAACGTTCTTGAGCCAGCTTACAACCAAATGAAGGGCAGAATCAACAGAGTCAGATGCATACTATTTGGACACATGCCAAACCACAAGTCCTCTCTTCTCAAGTTCTTCCAACATTTGGAGACTTGTATTATTCTTTTGCAAACCAAGACGTATTATTCCTATTAGAGTTTTCGAAAGAGCAAATTCAGTCCTTTAACATAGACATTTTATGAGGAAGCTGCAAGACTAGTTATAGACAATtgtttttgtttctctttttatttttgtttcttcttttttttctttgttttgagaAAAGTAACAGTTGTGTTGTATTTGTTCTCTTATTTAGTAATTTGATCTTCCAAAGAATTTTTCTTGGTCTACATTTTGGATGGGTTTTTATATGTTCTATTTGGTTGTTCATAAacataaatttattttttgtgAATGGGTTCTTCATAAACATAATTGTGGGAAGACTATGGGTGACACATGAATTGTACTAATTGGTGTCCTTATTCATGTTATCCGCTAATTTGCAGTCTTACTCATCTCTCATGCGATGCCATAGCTGGTGACTGAGTCACTTAGGTAGCGGCAACTATTATAAACAATGTCACAGATTGCTGCACTCCTCCTGGCTGAGGTTCTCAGTGAGGAATCTGTTCAATTATTGGCTAATGAAGCCTAAGCCGGACGGAAAGAAATGCGGTAAGGTTTGATTAAGGCGAAGTGGCGAACTAGGCTTTTCAGGCAGCCGCATCTAGTGGAGTGTGTCTGTCAGGAAGGCCTATTGGCTTTCAGGTTTCGTTGTCCTTGCATGTCATTCTAGCAAAACATGAATCAACACTATAAAAAGAAAGGTATTATATATTCATTACCTCTGACAATTTGTTGAGACAATGATCAGGTCCAAGAGACTGGGATTTGATATTCTGCCACATCCTAACCATACTTTCTGCAAGCCTTGCATCCATTCTAGGAACCTCAAGAGGATTTTCAACTAGTGTGGCACCTGCAGTAACAGGTAAAATTTCTGATATCCAAAAGAAAGGGAAAGTTGGAGGAAGAAAGCAGGAGTGCTTAGCCCCTTACTCAGAAAGTGAAAAGAAGTCCAGGATTAAGAATTTATAATACTAATAGAAGAAGATAACTTTTATATCTTTATAAGACAGCTTTACAGCAACCGCTTATAACATATTATAAAGAAGATATTTCCTCTCAAGTCCAAGCTGTTGAATGTCGCagcagagaaaaaaaaaagagaatggCACCATGGGTCATATTTTGCCAACTATGAGAGTTACTAAGAACAAAAAGTGATCAGTGAGTCATACCCACATTGATGACATTCGAGGCAATAGCTGAACCAATACCATTACGTCGAACTGAAGACCCATGTTTAAAGGAAGAAAGCTTCAATCCAACCAAAGTCAAGAATCCAACTGCCACCCCAGCACACATAATCTTCATGGTTGCATCTTTTATTTTGTCGGTTATCATATCTTGCTCCTGATAACCAGAAGGAATTCTCTCAGGATCCTCAACTGACGTGATAAAATTATTTTGATCACGAAGCTCTACAGGATCCTCAAATGGCTTAGCGATATCAAATTCGTTCATCTCATTGTCGCCATATCGTCTTACACTGCCTTCCCCATCACCAGCAGGAAAAACTTTCTGTAATGCCTGAATAGCACTAGCCTTAACACTATCTAGCACAGCTGTAGCTTCAGCTCCAATCCTTGCAATAGCTGCTGCAGCAGCTAAAGGTGACGCACCACCGCCTTCCAACCTTTCTAAATATCTTAAAACAGTAGGGTCATCATAATAGTCTCCAAGCTTGTAAATGATATCTTGTGTCTCTCTAAATCTGGGAAAGACCACTTCCATCAACCAGGTCTCCAGAAGCTTACACAATCCAGGGAGCAGATCATTTTCGTTGTCATCCTTTGAGTGTTCTGCAACAAAAGTCACAATAGATGGATCTCTATAGGGTGAATCCTCACTGTCTAGGCCCAACCATGAGCGACATTCATCGACTTCTCCAACAAGAAGTGAACAAAGGCCCCTCTCCAAAGCAAAGTCTATTTCACGGTTTTCTCTAACAGTGTAGACAGACACAGAGCTGCCGTAGGCTGTTACTTTTGTCTGCTGAAGTTGCTGAAAAAGGTTATCAGCatcttggatgagatgaggtttttTCCCAACAAAAGCTTGAGACACAAGTGCAAGCGCCACTCCATAAACTTCAAAGCTTTCTGCAGGAATGTTACTTGGCGTTGCAACGAAAAGGTCCACCTTTTAAAAAGGAAGaggaaaatgaagaaaaggaGTGTAAAAAACAGTTACAAAGAAACTAAAATATGCGAAACATAGATAAGCCAACCTGCTCAGCAGCTGTCATTCGTAGGAAGGCCTCGTTCATGAAATCTTCTCGCGTGAACCCCCCAGAGATTGCAGCTGCTCCACCTCCTCCAACAGCCCACAAAATATTGCGCACACCTTGAAGACCCTCTGCTCTTTTCATTCGGTGTTCATCACCAAGAGGAAAAGCTAGAAGTTCAAGTGCGTAGCGCGGATTTATCTCTTCCAATGTCTCATCTATCTGGGCTTGCAGATCAGGGGCAAGATTACTTGCACCTTCTTCCTGGCAAATGAAGGGCAGAAAGTTCCTCATTATTTGCTCCTCACTGTAAGCTTAGCATCACCCCACCCCCCAAAAAAAGAGTGCATTGAAGAAGACAAGAGGGAAAGAAAAACATTCATGCGTACCCACGCAAATTACAAAACAAACAAACAGAGATGTAATCTGAAGTCCTTGCCTATGACTAATATCTCAGACTATTGAATGATGGATGACCAAGCAGAACATTCATTCTTAGGTAAATCAGAATGAAGAGTCATAAATTAATACAGCAATATAAACCCTCCTCCACCACTAAAGTCTTTTGTGAGAGCCATTTGCAGCCGTAAAACCGGGGCTGTAGTGCATAAACTATAGAAATGAGCTATTGCCATGTTCTTCCCCTTTTGTATAGAATTTCAGAAATACCACCCCATTCACTTAAGTGAGTCATATCATCAGAAGTTACTATACCTGCAATAGCTTAAGCGCTCTCTCAAGCAGTTCACAACCTTTAACAAAATCAGGAGGTGAAAGGGACATGGCATCCCGCGAAAGGTCAACATATGCGAGTGACATAGCTAAGACCACATCTTGCTTGAACGACTTAGGCAACCTCTCTTTCAACAAGCTCTCCCCAATCTGAAGAACTACTTCAGTCTCACCAGCTTCTTGCAAAACACATAATGCTCCAGGAACCTGCAAAATCCATAACATTCCTTTAAATTCTTTGCATCCCACTAAAACTTTTATAGGTTTTATGTTTTATAACCAACAAGGTAAACTTTTTATCACACTACCAGTTAGTTAAGCTTTAAGAGCTAACTACATCTCATTGTCTATACTAAGTTTGGATTGgtaatctggaaaaaaaaaagtaacaaGCTACAACCGGTTAAAATACACTGATCATGTACAAAATCTTGTACTTTCACTATATATAACTTTAGCCAAAACTTTAGCAATTTACCTTTGCCTATAGTAAGTGCAGATTAGTAATTTGGAAAATAATTGATCATGTTGCTCTCACTGTACATATAACTTTAGAATGCAAACTTCTACGATTTTATCGGCAGCTACTTACAATCGGTACTTCGGAAAATAAGATAAGTAACATGCTACAATTGTTAGCTAAATTATACTGATAGAGTTAAACGGCTTAACACTGTCAAAATAAGATTGAGATTAACACAATAAATTTAATAACAAAGCTAAAACATTCATTCAAGTAATTAAGAATGTGAATAGTAAAATAGGAAGTAATGGAAGGTAAAAAGATACTTTATCCCAGGGGACAGGAGTAACAATAGTATCAAACTCATGCTGAGCAAGGCCTTGATTGTACTCTCTGCGAGAAGTAGAGTCAGCTAGGGTTTCACAAGCAGCTTGAAGAATCTGTCGTCGGCCAATTAATGCTTCCTGAGTGTAGCCGTACTGCGGCGGCTTTGTAATTCTAGCATCGTAAGCTCTTCTGATACCGTCACCGAGGAAATGAGATTCAGCACGAAGCACTCTGTAAAAGTCTATCGGCATAGAAATGTGGCGGTCTGGAGGAGGAGAGAGCGGAGGAAGAGTAGTTGCGGTGGCGGTAGAGGAAGTTGAATTTTGGAAATCCGGTGAGTcggaggtggtggtggtggtggtggaagGAAGGAATTGGAAGTCGGCGAGAAGACGATCAGCCCATTTGCTGGCGGAGAAGTTAGTAGGTACACTACTTGCTCCGCCGGTGACGCTACTAGCTCCGCCGGTAACAGCATTGAGTCGCGGTGGCTTCTTACCGGCGGCGGGAAGTTGAAATGGTGGTGAAAGGCGGGGAATGCAAATGCCGAAGCTTAGGTGTGTTAAAGCCTCCATTGTTAGTGGAGCTATACGACTGCAAACTTGAAAGTGTGCTCATAATTTGATTTGTTTCAGATATTTTTTTTCTCACTCATAAGGTATATGGGCCGATCTTTTAATCTGGGCTTTCTTTATGGGCTTGGAAACTGGATCTTATGGCTGGATAGGCCCGTCACGTTTGAACTTTTATGGGATTGTCATACAAAATAGCCAGTTAGATTcaatgtttactttttctaaccaatatataattatatatacattatgtattGATTATATacagttatacatatattatacattcgctagctatttttaatttaagagaTTAGGTGGGCGATTATTTGGTTTATTTCTTCATCTTTTAttgagaaatatatatttttagtcaCTCTCAAAAATAATTgccaacaatatatatatatatatatatatatatatatatatatatatatatatatatatatatatattatatacttttTGGCTAGAAAATGTAATTGATTCAGCCGACcggttatttttatattttgtccTAACTGTATGATGAAATTTACCAAACATTATAGTATATTaatccaaaagaaaaaagaaaatgaatagAGAATTGTGTAATATAGTTTATTCGTAATTATTGAAATGGTTTATTTTGGAGGGTTAATTAGGCTTGCAGTTTTAAATTCTAAGATATATTGGATCTTTGCGCTTGGGGCAATGACGCAGCTAGTGAGACACTAACCGA
This region of Nicotiana tomentosiformis chromosome 4, ASM39032v3, whole genome shotgun sequence genomic DNA includes:
- the LOC104085519 gene encoding kinesin-like protein KIN-7E: MSSVYGEETSQCGDDQGSGAHEEKIFVAVRLRPLNEREIANNDVSDWECINNTTILYKNALSERSLFPTACAYDRVFSSECSTRQVYEEAAKGVALSVLSGFNSSIFAYGQTSSGKTYTMSGITEYTLADIYDHISKNDDREFTLKFSAMEIYNEVVRDLLTPDDTPLRLLDDPERGTVVEKLTEVTLKDWNHLKELLLVCEAQRKIGETALNEMSSRSHQILRLTVESTAKKFVGFQNSSTLTAAVNFVDLAGSERASQTLSANVRLKEGSHINRSLLTLGTVIRKLSKKGNGHIPFRDSKLTRILQNSLGGNARTAIICTMSPAHSHVEQSRNTLLFATCAKNVITNAKVNVVMSEKALVKQLRKELARLEAELRNLSALAASGGSAEALKEKEALIEKMSREIRELTEQRDLAQSRVNNMTSSGSWTELSSVSSPDKVQWMDDYAASEVSECVYPFRSDGYEGLNNSNKLSEQIPDPPEDQFLCDDTSPRLFIEKYFGPDPCKGWENIAQRTVPNLEDNCKEVQCVEVDSNANNTISDKHSSPRKGDQESGSIDIDHNLAGGEQSSSSDTDSSDSNNIPRSRSSEAIIVNVPVVKGSEIAKENGDISCESEKELCTKKNDLEEKPSQPEVAADSVKVLSKEQNHCFTIEVKLKMKGDDTEKISAEELKKSGEDSENICTEAEVAKSVPEKQSGDTLDNEPISKELGNFIGDSVNSENESELSPSRQSTEFEKQRQEIIELWDACNVPLVHRTYFFLLFKGDPTDSVYMEVELRRLSYLKNAFSLGAKVVKDGQIFSQAASLSALNREREMLSKLLLKKFHSKERDNLYQKWGIDLKTKKRRLQLCHKLWKDTKDMDHIKESAALISKLVGFEAQNEVPKEMFELNFSPGPKNLRSFSWKPRKPM
- the LOC104085521 gene encoding protein ACCUMULATION AND REPLICATION OF CHLOROPLASTS 6, chloroplastic, translated to MEALTHLSFGICIPRLSPPFQLPAAGKKPPRLNAVTGGASSVTGGASSVPTNFSASKWADRLLADFQFLPSTTTTTTSDSPDFQNSTSSTATATTLPPLSPPPDRHISMPIDFYRVLRAESHFLGDGIRRAYDARITKPPQYGYTQEALIGRRQILQAACETLADSTSRREYNQGLAQHEFDTIVTPVPWDKVPGALCVLQEAGETEVVLQIGESLLKERLPKSFKQDVVLAMSLAYVDLSRDAMSLSPPDFVKGCELLERALKLLQEEGASNLAPDLQAQIDETLEEINPRYALELLAFPLGDEHRMKRAEGLQGVRNILWAVGGGGAAAISGGFTREDFMNEAFLRMTAAEQVDLFVATPSNIPAESFEVYGVALALVSQAFVGKKPHLIQDADNLFQQLQQTKVTAYGSSVSVYTVRENREIDFALERGLCSLLVGEVDECRSWLGLDSEDSPYRDPSIVTFVAEHSKDDNENDLLPGLCKLLETWLMEVVFPRFRETQDIIYKLGDYYDDPTVLRYLERLEGGGASPLAAAAAIARIGAEATAVLDSVKASAIQALQKVFPAGDGEGSVRRYGDNEMNEFDIAKPFEDPVELRDQNNFITSVEDPERIPSGYQEQDMITDKIKDATMKIMCAGVAVGFLTLVGLKLSSFKHGSSVRRNGIGSAIASNVINVGATLVENPLEVPRMDARLAESMVRMWQNIKSQSLGPDHCLNKLSEVLDGQMLKIWTDRATEIAQHGWFWDYELLNLTIDSVTVSVDGRRAIVEATLEESASLTDIVHPEHNDSYSTTYTTRYEMSWANSGWKIVEGAVLKSR